The Amycolatopsis sp. QT-25 genomic sequence GCCGCGGTGATGGCGCGGTCGACCGGCGTCGCGAGCTCACGGGTGGCGACGCGGTAGCGCCTGTCGACGGCGAGGCCGGGCAGCAGGGTGATCGAAAGCCCGGCCTCGACGTGCTGCAGGGTCATCATGTAGTTGCTGAACCGGGCGATCACGCGCGGCTCGAAACCGGCTTCGCGGCAGAGCCGGGTGGCGAGATTCGCCATGTACGACCGGGGAATGTCGAACGCCCAGGGTTCGCTCGCGTAGGCGGCGAGGTCGGCAGGGCCGCGGCCCGCGGCCGGATGCCCCGGCGGGACGACGAGCACGATCGGGTCGGTCGCGAGCGGTACGAGCTCGACGTCGGGCCCCAGCGGCTGCTCGACGAAGTCCGTGGTGGTGATGATGACGTCGGCGTCACCGACGCGGAGCGCGGGCATGCTCACGTGCGGTTCGAGTTCGAGCAGTTCGATCTGCAAGCGGGGATGCGACCGTGCCAGCCGGTTCACCGCGGGGACGGCGATGGTGTGGATCGAACTCTGGAAGGCGCCGAGGCGGACGAGCCCCGCCGGCCCCTCACCGAGGCCGCGCAACTCGGCCTCGACGGTGTCCATGTGGTCGAGGATCTCCCTCGCGCGGCGAGCCAGCATCCGCCCGGCCGGGGTCAG encodes the following:
- a CDS encoding LysR family transcriptional regulator, translated to MLNPWRLSLLSRLDTLGTVRAVAKAANLSASSVSQQLAVLEAETRTRLLERTGRRVRLTPAGRMLARRAREILDHMDTVEAELRGLGEGPAGLVRLGAFQSSIHTIAVPAVNRLARSHPRLQIELLELEPHVSMPALRVGDADVIITTTDFVEQPLGPDVELVPLATDPIVLVVPPGHPAAGRGPADLAAYASEPWAFDIPRSYMANLATRLCREAGFEPRVIARFSNYMMTLQHVEAGLSITLLPGLAVDRRYRVATRELATPVDRAITAAIRRGSAPRAAVDLVLEALRSHPELPL